From Deltaproteobacteria bacterium, one genomic window encodes:
- the acsB gene encoding acetyl-CoA decarbonylase/synthase complex subunit alpha/beta produces MSKIIAAAAIRGGHKILERAEKKYQEALEKWGPNQEVGFPNTGYYLPIIYGILGVPVKTLGDMKPILERCRALIPPLVKEKVWLPYLAPALDAGMATFFAEEIIEAIRYLEDPNFYIKGEDPTADNIWLGAADDIILRKRGIEFVDGTAPGFAAILGAAPTKEIAAKIAQELQEKNLYVFMAAEHNGKHFSEQLVEAGVQIGWPTRLVSFGPDYTATVFAMGFATRAAMSFGGIAPGDYRKILIYNKDRVFAFALPLGFVTDEWYANAAGAINWGFPVIADTPIPQVLPTGICTYEHVVSNIAHDQIVQKAVEVRGLKVTVAKVPVPVAYGPAFEGERIRGEDIYLECGGGRTIAVEWTTSRDMNEVEDGKVEVIGPDIKDIKPPAQLPLAIVAEVAGRKMQEDFEPILERQIHHLINYAQGLMHIGQRDIAWVRVGKGAVEKGFTLRHLGDILHAKYHQDFGSIFDKVQVKIYTEESKVKEIMGKARGVYHKRDARIEGMTDESEETFYSCTLCQSFAPTHVCIITPERTGLCGAYNWLDGKASNEINPTGPNQPVPKMEVIDPLLGQWKGVNDFVFKASRQKLEKYNAYSIMVDPMTSCGCFECIAAVLPMCNGIMTVNRDFTGMTPCGMKFTTLAGSVGGGSVTPGFVGHSKHYIGSKKFIMAEGGIKRLVWMPKMLKEEIMDRLKKRAVEMGIPNFPEMIADETIGTTEDEILPFLTEKGHPALS; encoded by the coding sequence GTGTCGAAGATCATCGCAGCAGCAGCAATTCGGGGAGGCCATAAGATCCTGGAGCGGGCGGAGAAAAAATACCAGGAGGCCCTGGAAAAGTGGGGCCCAAACCAGGAAGTTGGGTTTCCCAATACTGGATATTACCTACCCATCATTTACGGCATCCTCGGAGTTCCCGTGAAAACTTTAGGGGATATGAAGCCGATTTTAGAAAGGTGCCGGGCGCTCATTCCTCCTCTGGTGAAAGAGAAAGTTTGGCTTCCGTACCTGGCCCCGGCTCTGGATGCTGGGATGGCCACCTTCTTTGCCGAGGAAATCATCGAGGCCATCCGTTATCTCGAAGATCCTAACTTCTATATCAAAGGGGAAGACCCCACCGCAGACAACATCTGGCTGGGTGCGGCCGACGACATCATTTTGAGAAAGCGGGGCATTGAATTTGTGGATGGAACGGCCCCGGGGTTTGCCGCCATCTTGGGGGCAGCGCCTACCAAGGAGATCGCGGCCAAAATCGCCCAGGAACTCCAGGAAAAGAACCTCTACGTATTCATGGCCGCGGAACACAACGGAAAACACTTCTCGGAACAACTGGTAGAGGCGGGTGTTCAGATCGGCTGGCCGACGCGCCTGGTCTCCTTCGGCCCAGACTACACGGCCACGGTCTTTGCCATGGGTTTTGCCACCCGGGCCGCCATGTCTTTCGGGGGCATTGCGCCCGGAGACTACCGGAAGATCCTGATCTATAACAAGGATCGGGTCTTTGCTTTTGCCCTTCCGTTGGGGTTTGTGACGGACGAGTGGTACGCCAATGCCGCCGGGGCGATTAACTGGGGGTTCCCGGTCATCGCGGATACGCCCATTCCCCAGGTCCTGCCCACGGGGATTTGCACCTATGAACACGTCGTTTCCAACATCGCTCACGACCAGATCGTCCAGAAAGCAGTTGAGGTCCGGGGATTGAAAGTTACCGTAGCCAAGGTGCCGGTGCCAGTGGCGTATGGGCCGGCCTTCGAGGGCGAACGCATCCGCGGGGAAGATATTTACTTAGAGTGCGGAGGCGGAAGGACGATTGCGGTGGAGTGGACAACCTCCCGGGATATGAACGAGGTCGAAGACGGAAAAGTCGAAGTCATCGGTCCGGATATCAAAGATATCAAGCCGCCGGCTCAACTTCCCCTGGCCATCGTGGCCGAAGTTGCCGGCAGAAAAATGCAGGAGGACTTTGAACCCATCTTAGAGCGCCAGATCCACCACCTGATCAATTACGCCCAGGGGCTCATGCACATCGGGCAGCGGGACATTGCCTGGGTCCGGGTTGGCAAAGGGGCCGTGGAAAAGGGGTTTACCCTGAGGCATTTGGGGGATATCCTCCACGCCAAATATCACCAGGACTTCGGCTCCATCTTCGATAAAGTCCAGGTGAAAATCTACACCGAGGAATCCAAGGTAAAGGAAATTATGGGAAAAGCCCGGGGCGTCTACCATAAGCGCGATGCCCGCATCGAGGGCATGACCGACGAATCAGAAGAGACTTTTTATTCCTGCACTCTTTGTCAGTCCTTTGCCCCGACCCATGTGTGTATCATCACCCCGGAGAGAACCGGACTTTGTGGAGCTTACAACTGGCTGGACGGTAAAGCCTCTAATGAGATTAACCCCACCGGGCCCAACCAACCCGTACCCAAAATGGAAGTGATTGATCCGCTCCTGGGCCAGTGGAAGGGGGTCAATGACTTTGTCTTCAAAGCCTCGCGCCAAAAGTTGGAAAAATACAACGCCTACAGCATCATGGTTGATCCCATGACTTCCTGTGGCTGCTTCGAGTGCATTGCCGCCGTACTCCCCATGTGCAACGGCATCATGACCGTCAATCGCGACTTTACCGGGATGACTCCCTGCGGGATGAAATTTACGACCCTGGCGGGTTCTGTTGGCGGCGGATCCGTTACCCCGGGTTTCGTGGGCCACAGCAAGCACTACATCGGCAGCAAGAAATTTATTATGGCCGAGGGGGGCATCAAACGCTTGGTCTGGATGCCCAAAATGCTCAAAGAGGAAATCATGGACCGCTTGAAGAAGCGCGCGGTAGAAATGGGGATTCCCAACTTTCCGGAGATGATCGCCGATGAAACGATCGGGACGACGGAGGATGAAATTCTGCCCTTCCTGACGGAAAAGGGACACCCGGCGCTTTCC
- the cooS gene encoding anaerobic carbon-monoxide dehydrogenase catalytic subunit has translation MAEEKSVDKATLEMLAKAKADGVSTVFDRAEEMKPCPIGAEGSCCKNCSMGPCRVPAPKKKAETGGEKAKRRGVCGATAETISARNFVRMIAAGTSAHSDHARGVAELFLATARGEVPGYAIKDEQKLYQVALDLGIEIGDRSVKEIAIEVGEKCLAEFGRQHGELHFVKRAPLKRQELWRKLGIAPRGIDREVVELMHRTHMGVDQDYHNLLLQGSRCALADGWGGSMISTELQDILFGNPVPILGRINLGVLKEDQVNVVMHGHEPLLPELLVVASQDPEIQAYAKSKGAKGINLAGMCCSANEVLMRHGIPVAGNFLQQELAIVTGAVDAMVVDVQCMMQSLADVAKCYHTKVITTDRRAKMQGATHIEFDEHHGPEVAKKILRAAIDNFPNRKGKAVQIPAESQEMIVGFSHETINYLLGGLFRSSYRPLNDNIINGRIRGVAGVVGCNNCRTTHDSAHLTMIKKLIKNDVIVLTTGCSAMACGKAGLLTPEAAAQYCGPGLAEVCEAVGIPPILHMGACVDNSRILMAATAVVKDGGLGDDISDLPAAGAAPEWMSEKAIAIGQYFVASGVFTVFGTTFPITGSEEMCKLLFEEMEEIVGGKWAFEPDPEKAAQLMIAHIDKKRKALGLDKARERVLYDMAMRRELDAV, from the coding sequence ATGGCAGAAGAAAAAAGTGTGGACAAAGCCACGCTGGAAATGTTGGCCAAAGCCAAAGCGGACGGAGTGAGCACCGTTTTTGATCGGGCGGAAGAAATGAAGCCCTGCCCCATCGGCGCGGAAGGGAGTTGCTGTAAGAACTGCTCCATGGGTCCCTGTCGGGTGCCAGCCCCCAAAAAGAAAGCCGAGACTGGGGGGGAGAAGGCCAAGAGAAGGGGAGTCTGCGGCGCAACCGCAGAAACCATATCAGCAAGAAATTTTGTCCGCATGATCGCTGCGGGAACATCCGCCCACTCCGACCATGCTCGGGGAGTGGCTGAGCTTTTCTTAGCCACGGCCAGGGGAGAAGTGCCCGGGTATGCGATCAAAGACGAGCAGAAACTCTATCAGGTGGCTTTGGATTTGGGCATTGAAATTGGCGATCGTTCGGTGAAGGAGATTGCCATCGAGGTGGGAGAAAAGTGCCTAGCCGAGTTCGGAAGGCAACACGGGGAACTCCACTTCGTCAAGCGGGCGCCCCTGAAGCGGCAAGAACTCTGGAGGAAGCTGGGAATTGCCCCTCGGGGCATTGACCGCGAAGTCGTGGAATTGATGCATAGGACCCATATGGGAGTGGATCAGGATTACCACAATCTCCTCCTCCAGGGATCCCGCTGTGCCCTGGCGGACGGCTGGGGCGGTTCGATGATCTCGACCGAACTCCAGGATATTCTTTTTGGCAACCCCGTGCCCATTTTGGGGAGGATTAACCTGGGCGTGCTCAAGGAAGATCAGGTGAACGTAGTCATGCATGGCCATGAACCTCTGCTACCTGAACTTCTCGTGGTGGCCTCTCAGGATCCGGAAATTCAGGCTTACGCCAAATCCAAGGGAGCCAAGGGGATCAATCTGGCCGGGATGTGCTGCTCGGCTAATGAAGTTTTGATGCGCCATGGAATCCCCGTAGCCGGGAATTTCCTCCAGCAAGAGTTGGCCATCGTCACCGGAGCAGTAGATGCCATGGTGGTGGACGTTCAGTGTATGATGCAGTCCCTGGCCGATGTAGCCAAATGTTACCATACCAAGGTGATCACCACTGACCGCCGGGCCAAAATGCAGGGAGCCACTCATATCGAATTTGACGAGCATCACGGTCCGGAGGTGGCCAAGAAAATCTTACGGGCAGCCATCGATAATTTCCCGAACCGGAAAGGGAAAGCGGTACAGATTCCTGCGGAAAGCCAGGAGATGATCGTGGGGTTTAGCCATGAAACTATCAATTACCTGCTGGGAGGGCTTTTCCGTTCTTCCTACCGGCCGCTGAACGATAACATCATCAACGGTCGAATTCGGGGTGTGGCTGGGGTCGTAGGCTGCAATAACTGCCGGACGACCCATGACAGTGCCCACCTCACCATGATCAAAAAGTTAATCAAGAACGATGTCATCGTTCTGACCACGGGATGCTCGGCTATGGCCTGCGGCAAGGCGGGCTTGCTTACTCCGGAAGCCGCCGCCCAGTATTGCGGCCCCGGACTGGCTGAGGTCTGCGAAGCCGTAGGCATCCCTCCGATACTGCACATGGGAGCCTGCGTGGACAACAGCCGGATTTTAATGGCGGCCACTGCGGTGGTGAAAGACGGGGGTCTGGGTGATGATATCAGCGACCTTCCCGCAGCCGGAGCCGCCCCAGAATGGATGAGCGAGAAAGCCATTGCCATCGGGCAGTACTTTGTGGCTTCGGGGGTATTCACAGTTTTTGGAACGACCTTCCCCATCACCGGAAGCGAGGAGATGTGCAAGCTTCTTTTCGAGGAGATGGAGGAAATCGTGGGCGGCAAATGGGCTTTCGAACCCGATCCTGAAAAGGCCGCCCAACTGATGATCGCCCATATCGACAAAAAGCGGAAAGCCCTTGGTCTGGATAAGGCGCGCGAACGGGTGCTTTATGATATGGCCATGCGGCGCGAGTTGGATGCCGTCTAA